One region of Bacterioplanoides sp. SCSIO 12839 genomic DNA includes:
- a CDS encoding 3'-5' exonuclease, whose protein sequence is MLPRWMKKRIPGYFPPEGRWQHLAEPYDGDEIVVLDCETSCFDKNKGELLSVAAVRVSGEKIHLSSALELIINSDAETDPDSVRIHYLRREDRMNGVALAHAIEKLLDFIGNRPICGFYIEYDEAILNRYIRQLYNFRLPNQFIEVSEIYVKQQKRRHPDIALDLTFEGLAKDLQVPVIERHTAMGDVISTALMYIKLTEHTR, encoded by the coding sequence ATGTTACCGCGCTGGATGAAAAAACGCATTCCCGGCTATTTCCCACCGGAAGGCCGCTGGCAGCATCTGGCAGAGCCTTATGATGGTGATGAAATTGTTGTACTGGATTGTGAAACCAGCTGTTTTGATAAAAATAAAGGCGAATTATTAAGCGTTGCCGCGGTCAGAGTAAGCGGTGAAAAAATACACCTTTCATCTGCACTGGAGCTGATTATTAATTCTGATGCTGAAACCGATCCGGACTCCGTTCGTATTCATTATTTACGCCGTGAAGACCGCATGAACGGTGTTGCACTGGCACATGCGATTGAAAAATTACTCGATTTTATCGGCAATCGGCCAATCTGCGGTTTTTATATCGAATACGATGAAGCGATTCTGAATCGTTATATCCGGCAACTGTATAACTTTCGGTTACCGAATCAATTTATCGAAGTTTCAGAAATTTATGTCAAACAGCAAAAAAGGCGACATCCGGATATCGCTTTGGATCTGACCTTTGAAGGTCTGGCTAAAGACTTACAAGTACCTGTGATTGAACGTCATACAGCGATGGGGGATGTGATTTCCACCGCGTTGATGTACATAAAACTCACTGAGCATACGCGTTGA
- a CDS encoding leucine-rich repeat domain-containing protein, with protein MQYSYCKHIALTLAVILLSACSSGGSSGGGSSSDPNTSQSPAETPSAETPTTVELSAIDYQAVKDEALQSCIRKSNIRYTEQLQILKCQNASIRQLDGLQQFSQLRVVNLSNNQIDNLEPLSSLTQLHSLTLSHNKLVSFAAMNDMTQLRELSITHNQLRSLSGIENLDELDKLYINHNQLQSMAELSQTQLRHLVAHNNPAPVPASLPDTMESFRL; from the coding sequence ATGCAGTATTCTTATTGCAAACATATCGCGTTGACGCTCGCCGTCATCCTGTTGAGCGCCTGTAGTAGCGGAGGTAGCAGTGGTGGTGGCAGTAGTAGCGACCCCAACACGTCACAATCGCCGGCTGAAACTCCTTCAGCAGAAACACCAACAACCGTTGAATTGTCAGCCATCGATTACCAAGCGGTTAAAGACGAAGCACTGCAGAGCTGTATCCGTAAAAGCAACATTCGTTACACCGAACAGCTGCAGATTCTGAAATGCCAGAATGCCAGTATCCGACAACTGGATGGATTGCAACAATTCAGCCAGCTACGAGTAGTGAATCTCAGCAACAATCAGATTGATAACCTCGAACCTCTCAGCAGCCTGACACAGCTGCACTCACTGACGTTAAGCCATAACAAACTGGTGTCATTTGCGGCAATGAATGACATGACTCAATTGCGAGAATTGTCGATTACACATAACCAGTTACGCTCTTTGTCCGGTATTGAAAACCTGGACGAACTCGACAAACTCTACATCAACCATAATCAGTTACAGTCCATGGCCGAGTTGTCTCAGACGCAATTGCGTCACCTGGTTGCTCATAATAATCCAGCACCGGTGCCAGCCAGCCTGCCAGACACGATGGAGTCTTTCCGTCTGTAA
- a CDS encoding LysR family transcriptional regulator yields the protein MLDINQLHVFIQVVDEGSFTSAGKALGMPKSRVSRMVSDLEASLGSRLLQRSTRQLSLTEVGNEYYSRCRHLIREITEAHRLISDREHNPHGVLRIVVPVEVASGSMGHFLTKFQGLYPEVRIEVIHTDRPVNMIQEGYDLGFFVGELPDSSLIARTLTESDYILCASPAYLKEHGQPQHPQDLQTLRCVKLGEGIQPEIYDMIHEESGEALSVQVEPNIVTNLMEGTVHSMIKGAGIGRIPYLMAGDAILSRQLIPIFNDWQLRPERISVAYPSRQYLPKKVRHFVDFMVDEVEELNRLIDALPTTEEQLSAVNKVLGPVNRH from the coding sequence ATGCTCGATATTAATCAGTTACATGTGTTTATTCAGGTGGTTGACGAAGGCAGCTTTACGTCAGCTGGCAAAGCGCTGGGAATGCCCAAATCCCGGGTCAGCCGTATGGTTTCGGATCTGGAAGCCAGTTTGGGGTCCCGGTTGTTGCAGCGCAGTACCCGTCAGCTCAGTCTGACTGAAGTGGGTAATGAATATTACAGCCGCTGTCGCCACTTGATTCGGGAGATTACCGAGGCACATCGCTTAATCTCTGATCGTGAACATAACCCGCATGGTGTGTTGCGTATCGTTGTTCCGGTTGAGGTCGCCAGTGGTTCTATGGGGCACTTTTTGACGAAGTTTCAGGGTCTGTATCCGGAAGTCCGTATTGAGGTTATTCACACGGATCGTCCGGTTAACATGATTCAGGAAGGGTATGACCTCGGCTTTTTTGTCGGTGAATTACCGGATTCCTCTCTCATTGCCCGAACTCTGACGGAGTCGGATTATATTTTATGTGCCAGCCCGGCTTATCTCAAAGAGCATGGCCAGCCGCAACATCCTCAAGACTTGCAAACGCTGCGTTGCGTAAAGCTGGGTGAAGGTATCCAACCTGAAATTTATGACATGATTCACGAAGAAAGCGGCGAAGCGTTGTCTGTTCAGGTTGAGCCAAATATCGTCACCAATTTAATGGAAGGTACGGTACACAGCATGATTAAAGGTGCTGGTATTGGTCGTATCCCTTACCTGATGGCGGGAGATGCTATTTTGTCCAGGCAATTAATCCCCATCTTTAATGACTGGCAATTGCGCCCGGAACGTATTTCGGTTGCTTATCCATCACGTCAGTATCTGCCGAAGAAAGTGCGTCATTTTGTCGATTTTATGGTTGATGAAGTGGAAGAATTAAATCGATTGATTGATGCTCTGCCAACCACAGAAGAACAGCTATCGGCTGTTAATAAGGTATTAGGTCCTGTAAACCGACACTAA
- a CDS encoding GNAT family N-acetyltransferase, with protein MMTNTHIDADIVIADYHNPQHQQMIGELMNHYACDPMGGGEALSQTVIDTLAQKMAEVPNAFTVLALDADQAIGLINAFQGFSTFKCQPLINIHDVIVRNGLRGQGIAQRMMQQVEAVARQRGCCKLTLEVLEGNTVAQSSYQQSGFAGYELDPAMGKAMFWQKFLD; from the coding sequence ATGATGACCAACACCCATATTGATGCTGACATAGTTATTGCTGATTACCACAACCCGCAACACCAGCAGATGATTGGTGAGTTGATGAACCATTATGCCTGCGACCCAATGGGCGGCGGAGAAGCGTTAAGCCAAACGGTTATCGACACTTTAGCTCAGAAGATGGCGGAAGTGCCCAATGCCTTCACCGTGTTGGCTCTGGATGCCGATCAGGCGATTGGATTGATCAATGCCTTTCAGGGGTTTTCTACCTTCAAATGTCAGCCACTGATCAATATTCACGATGTGATTGTGCGCAACGGCCTGCGTGGACAAGGCATTGCCCAACGGATGATGCAACAGGTAGAAGCGGTTGCCCGTCAACGAGGCTGCTGCAAATTGACGCTGGAAGTGCTGGAAGGCAACACCGTGGCACAAAGCAGCTACCAGCAGTCAGGTTTTGCCGGTTATGAGCTCGATCCGGCTATGGGTAAAGCCATGTTTTGGCAGAAATTTCTGGATTGA
- a CDS encoding TonB-dependent receptor: protein MKPNRLWLAIASSVMASQLMAGEAVFYVTEDGEAVRDLAVAVDGKKKLVGKSGFVSFDVPAGSHTVELSQFGEYLGEFDFDTASEEQNAEIQVEMIGGEALPEINVFTPGQEAEVALGQISGYLESDDTGGPISGARVSVEGTEQGVVTDEDGFFSFELPRGEYNLLIADPNYGKRDVSGIRVMGNVNTGVNLNMSLEGDGVIEEVVAVGTYVPSTATAQERDSSAVLDSIGAEQFSRFGDSDAASALKRVAGVSVNDEFAVVRGMSGRYISSTLNGALMPSTDPLRRDVPLDLFPASILGGIDIQKSFTPDMPGDSTGGAIAMTTRGAPEETGGKASVTLGFNTRTTFNDAVTYHGGGSDWTGADDGTREEPSLIASGTNGGLESVGRNLSTAQAIRASDQFEHDLSVHEVEAKPERGFSFSYGDLIENEDSNIGLYGALQYKDEWEVRHDAEIDDVDGTGNYQRSKRKIDLSGYFFAGIDKGDFTVNSQSILLRKTDDTTRVTRKLDTDLETESYILQWVERQFISQQFSGDYFFNLLGEDKLSWNLGYAQTTRDEPDRRSYTYARSPGSDSPLRFQGVAERRFSELTEDAITLGVDYEGEVELSDLMLLKVKAGLMQSAKEREVAVARYTNTPIVTLDTSLPIDQILSSENINNGSFLYDGATTSTDSYDATDDITAAYLSGELDADSVSVLFGTRFEQSEQTLEYPDQNSSDDNKLDESKVLPALSINWRVTEDAQLRFSATQTVSRPGITERSESEVYDPDTDDRIIGNPDLEISDITNLDARAEYYFSDDESVTFAVFYKDIDKPIERVVGESRNSTTYTNAESATVQGAEIDFRVNTLDTDSFSGFVAGNVSYIDSEVDLGDGRAAILEGSDTRPLQGQSEYLANIQLGFDHLPTGQSLTLLGNYFDDRILTVGRGDLENEVEDARAVWDLVYRYDVNDVFTVKGKIENLGDQKISFSRGGKEIESYYEGSTMKISVDYAF, encoded by the coding sequence ATGAAACCGAATCGACTGTGGCTTGCAATCGCATCGTCTGTGATGGCATCTCAGCTTATGGCTGGTGAAGCTGTATTTTATGTAACTGAAGATGGTGAAGCCGTCCGTGATTTAGCCGTTGCGGTTGACGGTAAGAAAAAACTGGTGGGTAAATCCGGTTTTGTTTCTTTTGATGTGCCAGCGGGCAGCCATACTGTTGAGCTGTCCCAGTTTGGCGAATATCTGGGCGAATTTGATTTCGATACGGCCAGTGAAGAGCAAAATGCTGAAATTCAGGTAGAGATGATTGGTGGTGAAGCACTGCCGGAAATCAATGTATTCACTCCTGGCCAGGAAGCTGAAGTCGCATTAGGTCAGATCTCTGGTTACCTGGAGTCTGATGATACCGGTGGCCCGATTTCAGGTGCTCGTGTATCGGTTGAAGGCACTGAGCAAGGTGTTGTAACTGACGAAGACGGCTTCTTCAGTTTTGAATTACCGCGCGGTGAATACAATTTATTAATTGCTGATCCTAATTATGGCAAGCGTGATGTCAGCGGTATCCGAGTTATGGGTAACGTGAATACCGGCGTTAACCTGAACATGAGCCTCGAAGGTGATGGCGTTATTGAAGAGGTGGTTGCTGTAGGGACTTATGTGCCATCCACTGCTACCGCTCAGGAACGCGACTCTTCCGCTGTTTTGGATTCAATTGGTGCTGAACAGTTTTCACGTTTTGGGGATTCGGATGCGGCTTCTGCATTGAAGCGTGTCGCAGGTGTCTCTGTGAATGATGAATTTGCTGTCGTTCGTGGTATGAGCGGACGTTATATTTCATCGACTTTAAATGGCGCTTTAATGCCAAGTACAGACCCGCTGCGTCGTGATGTGCCACTGGATTTATTCCCGGCTTCGATTTTAGGTGGTATCGATATTCAGAAAAGCTTTACGCCAGATATGCCGGGCGACTCTACCGGTGGTGCAATTGCGATGACAACTCGTGGTGCTCCTGAAGAGACTGGTGGTAAGGCATCTGTCACGCTGGGTTTTAATACCCGTACTACGTTTAATGATGCGGTAACTTATCATGGCGGTGGTTCTGATTGGACCGGTGCTGACGATGGTACCCGTGAAGAGCCGTCTCTGATTGCCAGTGGTACCAATGGCGGCTTGGAATCTGTAGGTCGTAATTTATCGACGGCTCAGGCCATTCGTGCAAGTGACCAGTTTGAGCACGATTTATCAGTGCATGAAGTGGAAGCAAAGCCAGAAAGAGGTTTCTCATTTTCATACGGTGATCTGATTGAAAATGAAGATTCGAATATCGGCTTATACGGCGCGCTGCAATATAAAGACGAATGGGAAGTGCGCCACGATGCTGAAATTGATGACGTGGACGGCACAGGAAATTACCAGCGCAGTAAGCGCAAAATTGATTTGTCCGGATATTTCTTTGCTGGAATCGATAAAGGTGATTTCACTGTAAACAGTCAGTCGATTCTGTTGCGCAAAACGGATGATACCACTCGTGTTACTCGCAAACTGGATACCGATCTGGAAACCGAGTCGTATATTTTACAATGGGTTGAACGTCAGTTTATTTCCCAACAATTTTCTGGTGACTATTTCTTCAATTTATTAGGTGAAGATAAATTAAGCTGGAATTTAGGTTATGCGCAAACCACTCGTGATGAGCCTGATCGCAGAAGTTATACCTATGCACGATCTCCTGGCAGTGATTCACCATTGCGTTTTCAGGGTGTGGCTGAGCGTCGATTCTCAGAGTTAACCGAAGATGCAATTACTTTAGGGGTGGATTATGAGGGCGAAGTAGAGCTTTCCGATTTAATGCTGCTGAAAGTGAAAGCCGGTTTAATGCAATCTGCGAAAGAACGGGAAGTTGCTGTAGCGCGTTATACCAACACCCCAATTGTAACGCTGGATACCAGCCTGCCTATTGATCAGATTTTATCGTCTGAAAATATCAATAATGGCTCATTCTTATATGACGGTGCGACAACTTCAACGGACAGTTACGATGCAACGGATGATATCACCGCTGCTTATTTGTCTGGTGAATTGGATGCTGACTCTGTGTCTGTTTTATTCGGAACACGATTTGAACAGTCAGAACAAACGCTGGAATACCCAGATCAAAATAGCAGTGATGACAATAAATTAGATGAGTCTAAAGTTTTACCTGCATTGAGTATTAACTGGCGCGTAACAGAGGATGCGCAACTGCGTTTCTCTGCGACTCAAACAGTTTCAAGACCTGGTATTACTGAGAGATCTGAATCCGAAGTTTATGACCCGGATACCGATGATCGTATTATTGGTAACCCTGATTTAGAAATTAGTGATATTACCAATTTAGATGCTCGCGCTGAGTATTATTTCTCCGATGACGAAAGTGTCACCTTTGCTGTTTTCTATAAGGATATTGATAAGCCTATTGAACGTGTTGTCGGTGAATCCAGAAATTCAACAACCTATACCAATGCTGAATCTGCGACGGTTCAGGGTGCTGAAATCGATTTCCGGGTTAATACGCTGGATACCGATTCTTTCTCAGGTTTTGTTGCCGGTAACGTTTCATATATCGATTCAGAAGTGGATCTGGGTGATGGTCGTGCTGCAATTTTGGAAGGTTCTGATACCCGTCCATTACAAGGACAATCAGAATATCTTGCCAATATTCAATTAGGGTTTGATCACTTACCAACTGGCCAGTCTTTAACATTGTTAGGTAATTATTTTGATGATCGAATTTTAACCGTAGGGCGTGGCGATCTTGAAAATGAAGTTGAAGATGCTCGTGCGGTTTGGGACTTGGTTTATCGTTATGACGTAAATGATGTATTTACCGTAAAAGGCAAGATTGAAAACCTGGGTGATCAGAAAATCAGTTTCTCACGTGGTGGTAAAGAAATTGAATCTTATTACGAAGGTTCAACAATGAAAATTTCTGTTGATTACGCTTTTTAA
- a CDS encoding DUF294 nucleotidyltransferase-like domain-containing protein, producing MTIQIDLRQPPFSFLDEKQLNWLIDRLDLVFYHAGGTILNEGDSSPGLFIIYKGVVEESDQSGDQVFSQYGKEDIFDVRAVLEARCKHKYTAIEETLCYLLKAKDFVQLLEESDDFSIYFKTDLGTQQSLVEQQDSSVSEFILARIDDDTIRPPVYINAQTNLARAATLMHEQKYDALLVRSGKRVGIVTGTDLLKATLMGDKGKQDKIGDIAQFDLIDVEYGEFLFSALLKMTQNHIERVVVKREGEIVGLLELMDMLSLFSTHSHVIAMRIEQAKNQQELVIAAKRLDTLIESLMGQGVHVSAIMELITTLNRRLIQRAFELIFPERLRNSVCILVLGSEGRGEQILKTDQDNAVILKNQHDREAVKPLLQQLHQALLEFGYPPCPGGVMFINDGWIETIEGWQARVDRWLSAGTPDTMMNMAIFMDAEPICGDPELFRPVKASWQHDDLRASIALAWFAKQAMQFETPLNFLGKIREDHGKIDIKKGGIFPLVHGVRSLAFEHAIDECNTLKRLEILQQRNILEADVAQGLKDALLFFIRLRLRQQLEREGEQRGLSQQLELDKLRSVDRSLLRHALHRVKKFKQQLFLHFHLERF from the coding sequence ATGACGATTCAGATAGATCTGCGGCAGCCGCCCTTCAGTTTTTTGGATGAAAAACAGCTTAACTGGTTGATTGATCGTTTGGATCTGGTGTTCTACCACGCGGGCGGTACCATTCTGAATGAGGGGGACAGCAGCCCCGGACTGTTCATCATTTATAAGGGGGTTGTTGAAGAGAGCGATCAAAGTGGCGATCAGGTTTTTTCTCAATACGGCAAAGAAGATATTTTTGATGTGCGTGCTGTGCTGGAAGCCCGCTGTAAGCATAAATACACAGCGATCGAAGAAACCCTGTGTTACCTGTTAAAAGCCAAAGATTTTGTTCAGCTTTTGGAAGAGTCAGACGACTTCTCCATCTACTTCAAAACCGACCTGGGTACTCAACAATCGTTGGTCGAACAACAAGACAGCTCTGTTTCAGAATTTATTCTGGCCCGCATTGACGACGATACCATTCGCCCTCCGGTGTATATCAACGCTCAAACCAACCTGGCACGTGCTGCGACGTTAATGCATGAACAGAAATACGATGCGTTATTGGTACGCAGTGGCAAACGGGTGGGTATTGTTACCGGTACGGATCTGTTGAAGGCCACCCTGATGGGGGATAAAGGTAAGCAGGATAAAATTGGTGATATTGCTCAGTTTGATTTAATTGATGTCGAGTACGGTGAGTTTCTGTTCAGTGCGTTGTTAAAAATGACGCAAAACCATATTGAACGTGTGGTGGTCAAACGAGAGGGTGAAATTGTTGGTTTGCTGGAGCTGATGGATATGCTCAGCTTATTTTCCACCCATTCGCATGTGATAGCGATGCGTATCGAGCAGGCCAAAAATCAGCAGGAATTAGTGATTGCCGCTAAGCGGCTGGATACCCTGATCGAAAGCTTAATGGGGCAGGGAGTGCATGTCTCCGCCATTATGGAGCTGATTACGACATTAAATCGTCGCCTGATTCAACGGGCATTTGAGCTGATTTTCCCGGAGCGTTTACGCAACAGTGTGTGCATTCTGGTGTTAGGCAGTGAAGGGCGGGGAGAACAAATCCTGAAAACCGATCAGGATAATGCTGTCATTCTTAAAAATCAGCACGACCGTGAAGCTGTTAAACCTTTGTTGCAGCAATTACACCAGGCATTGCTTGAGTTTGGTTATCCGCCTTGTCCGGGAGGTGTGATGTTTATTAATGATGGCTGGATTGAAACCATCGAAGGCTGGCAGGCTCGGGTGGATCGTTGGCTCAGTGCCGGTACGCCTGACACCATGATGAACATGGCCATTTTTATGGATGCGGAGCCCATTTGTGGTGACCCGGAATTGTTCCGGCCAGTAAAAGCCAGCTGGCAGCACGATGATTTGCGCGCCAGCATTGCGTTGGCCTGGTTTGCTAAGCAGGCGATGCAATTTGAAACGCCGCTGAACTTTTTAGGGAAAATTCGTGAAGATCATGGCAAGATCGATATTAAAAAAGGCGGTATTTTTCCATTGGTTCATGGGGTTCGGTCGCTGGCATTTGAACACGCGATTGATGAGTGCAACACGCTTAAACGGCTGGAGATTTTACAACAGCGAAATATTTTAGAAGCCGATGTTGCGCAGGGTTTAAAAGATGCGCTGTTATTTTTTATTCGCTTACGGTTACGTCAGCAATTAGAAAGAGAAGGTGAGCAGCGTGGCCTGAGTCAGCAACTGGAGCTGGATAAACTTCGCAGTGTCGACCGCAGTTTATTGCGCCACGCATTACACCGGGTTAAAAAGTTTAAACAGCAGTTATTCTTACACTTCCATCTGGAGCGTTTCTGA
- a CDS encoding ABC transporter ATP-binding protein: MFRFFENLTQPFPPEAPQQPPKGLYAFCRHYTQGMELSLLTMSLLTALLAILEVSLFSFMGQLVDWLVDKDPQTLFSSEGSQLLWMSLLVLIALPIVVLLHALLVHQTLMGNYPMKIRWLGHRYLLNQSVSFYQDDFAGRLATKVMQTALSVRETVMKLLDVMVYILVYFGSVLVVVANADIRLMLPMIVWLGLYILTQMFFVPRLKRVATEQADARSAMTGRIVDSYTNIQTVKLFSHTQRESDYARDSMQGFMNTVYHQMRLATGLNFTVNFINYLLAFAVGAISIWLWSDDAITVGAIAIAISLALRINGMAQWIMWEVGALFENLGTVADGMNTLSQPQQVQDVDNAKTLVVDQGSIELKNLNFYYQGKDDSQNKQVFDDLNLHIKPGEKVGLVGRSGAGKSTLVNLLLRFYDIESGEILIDGQNIQQVSQDSLRANIGMVTQDTSLLHRSVRDNILYGNPDATDEQLAQAIQQAEAADFIRELNDPMGNTGLDAQVGERGVKLSGGQRQRIAIARVLLKDAPILILDEATSALDSEVEAAIQKSLYRLMENKTVIAIAHRLSTIAAMDRLIVMDQGRIVEQGTHQQLLQQKGIYAQLWAHQTGGFIGEE; the protein is encoded by the coding sequence ATGTTTCGTTTTTTTGAAAATCTGACTCAACCCTTTCCTCCCGAAGCACCACAACAACCTCCTAAGGGTTTGTACGCCTTTTGCCGCCATTACACCCAGGGCATGGAGCTGTCGCTACTGACCATGTCACTACTAACCGCCCTGCTGGCAATTCTGGAAGTTTCTTTGTTCAGTTTTATGGGCCAACTGGTGGACTGGTTAGTCGATAAAGACCCACAAACCTTATTTTCCAGCGAAGGCAGTCAATTATTGTGGATGTCGTTATTGGTGCTGATTGCTTTGCCAATAGTGGTATTGCTCCATGCCTTATTGGTGCACCAGACACTGATGGGCAATTACCCGATGAAAATCCGCTGGCTGGGTCACCGCTACTTACTCAATCAAAGCGTGAGTTTTTACCAGGATGACTTTGCCGGCCGTCTGGCAACCAAAGTAATGCAGACGGCATTATCCGTTCGTGAAACCGTGATGAAGCTGCTGGATGTGATGGTATATATCCTGGTGTATTTCGGCTCGGTTCTGGTAGTCGTTGCCAATGCTGACATTCGCCTGATGTTGCCGATGATTGTATGGCTGGGTTTATACATCCTGACCCAGATGTTTTTTGTACCACGTTTGAAACGAGTAGCCACCGAACAAGCAGACGCCCGCTCAGCAATGACAGGCCGCATCGTGGATTCGTACACCAATATTCAGACCGTGAAATTGTTTTCCCACACACAACGTGAGTCCGATTACGCACGGGATAGCATGCAGGGTTTTATGAACACGGTTTATCACCAGATGCGCTTGGCGACCGGCCTCAACTTTACCGTCAATTTTATTAACTACCTGCTGGCGTTTGCCGTCGGCGCTATTTCAATCTGGCTCTGGTCGGACGATGCTATCACCGTAGGGGCAATTGCCATTGCCATCAGTCTGGCGCTGCGTATTAACGGCATGGCCCAGTGGATTATGTGGGAAGTTGGCGCGCTGTTTGAAAATCTTGGTACTGTTGCCGATGGCATGAACACCCTGTCTCAACCACAACAAGTCCAGGATGTGGACAACGCTAAAACGCTCGTGGTTGATCAGGGCTCAATCGAGCTGAAAAACCTGAATTTTTATTATCAGGGTAAAGACGACTCCCAGAACAAGCAGGTGTTTGACGATCTGAATCTTCATATTAAGCCGGGAGAAAAGGTTGGTCTGGTTGGGCGCTCCGGGGCCGGTAAATCCACCCTGGTGAACCTGCTGTTGCGCTTCTACGACATTGAATCCGGCGAAATCCTGATTGATGGCCAGAATATTCAACAGGTCAGCCAGGACAGCCTGCGCGCAAACATTGGCATGGTTACCCAAGATACCTCTCTGCTACATCGCTCGGTGCGCGACAACATCCTCTATGGCAACCCGGATGCAACCGATGAACAACTGGCACAAGCCATTCAACAAGCCGAAGCAGCCGATTTTATTCGTGAACTGAATGACCCCATGGGCAACACCGGGCTGGATGCTCAGGTCGGCGAACGCGGCGTTAAATTGTCGGGCGGCCAGCGTCAGCGCATTGCCATTGCCCGGGTGTTATTAAAAGATGCGCCCATCCTGATTCTGGATGAAGCTACCTCAGCCCTGGACTCGGAAGTAGAAGCGGCGATTCAGAAAAGTCTGTACCGCCTGATGGAAAACAAAACCGTGATTGCCATTGCCCATCGCCTGTCGACCATTGCTGCGATGGATCGCCTGATTGTGATGGATCAGGGTCGGATTGTTGAACAAGGTACGCACCAGCAGTTATTGCAACAAAAAGGCATCTATGCCCAGCTGTGGGCGCATCAGACCGGCGGGTTTATCGGAGAAGAATGA
- the mqo gene encoding malate dehydrogenase (quinone), which yields MTIQQVDVLLVGGGVMSATLGTLLKRLDPSLTMAMVERLDHVAHESTDGWNNAGTGHAGYCELNYTPQGDNGVEIDRALTINANFEISLQLWTTLVGNGGLPEPSNFINTTPHLSFVWGEDNVAFLRERFEKLSAHHLFKDMEFSDDPDVLRDWMPLVMEGRDPSEKVAATRVSYGSDVDFGSLTRNLVAQLEASEQFELILNHEVDSFKKLGSGDNQGWHVELENRNGGPCRQIEAKFVFLGAGGGALPLLQASGIPEADGYGGFPVSGQWLVCKDPEIVKQHHAKVYGKAAIGAPPMSVPHLDTRIINGEPALLFGPFAGFTMRFLKKGSKLDLLKSVSPSNLLPMMSVGINNMDLTKYLINEVRQSHSERVASLRDYFPSCKDEDWTLAQAGQRVQIIKKDAEGKGKLEFGTELVACKDGSIAALLGASPGASVAAQAMIEVLETCFAEKMEQGWGEELKKLIPSYGQSLVENGELLAEVRDNTLSTLKLG from the coding sequence ATGACGATTCAACAAGTCGATGTCCTGCTGGTAGGTGGCGGCGTCATGAGTGCCACACTTGGTACCTTACTGAAACGCCTGGATCCATCCCTGACCATGGCCATGGTCGAACGTCTTGATCACGTAGCACACGAAAGTACTGACGGCTGGAACAATGCCGGCACCGGTCATGCTGGCTATTGCGAACTGAACTACACCCCTCAAGGGGATAACGGTGTCGAGATCGACCGTGCATTAACCATCAATGCCAATTTTGAAATTTCGTTACAGCTGTGGACCACCCTGGTTGGTAATGGTGGCTTACCAGAGCCATCCAATTTCATTAACACGACACCACACCTGAGCTTTGTCTGGGGTGAAGATAATGTGGCTTTCCTGCGCGAACGCTTCGAGAAACTGAGTGCCCATCACTTATTTAAAGACATGGAATTCAGTGATGATCCGGACGTATTACGTGACTGGATGCCGCTTGTAATGGAAGGCCGGGACCCATCCGAAAAAGTCGCGGCTACCCGTGTGAGTTATGGCTCTGACGTCGACTTTGGTTCCCTGACACGTAACCTGGTTGCTCAACTGGAAGCATCCGAGCAGTTTGAACTGATTCTGAATCACGAAGTCGATAGCTTTAAAAAGCTGGGATCTGGTGATAATCAGGGTTGGCATGTCGAGCTGGAAAACCGAAATGGTGGCCCATGCCGTCAAATCGAAGCCAAGTTCGTTTTCCTGGGGGCTGGCGGTGGTGCGTTACCATTATTGCAAGCATCCGGCATTCCAGAAGCCGATGGCTACGGTGGCTTCCCGGTCAGCGGCCAATGGCTGGTGTGTAAAGATCCGGAGATCGTAAAACAGCACCACGCCAAGGTATATGGTAAAGCCGCCATTGGTGCGCCACCGATGTCAGTACCTCACCTGGACACCCGAATTATTAACGGTGAACCGGCCCTGTTATTTGGTCCGTTTGCCGGTTTCACCATGCGCTTCCTGAAGAAAGGCTCGAAGTTAGATCTGCTCAAATCCGTAAGCCCAAGCAACCTGTTGCCGATGATGTCAGTCGGCATCAACAACATGGATCTGACCAAATACCTGATCAACGAAGTACGTCAGTCTCATAGTGAGCGTGTTGCTTCTCTGCGCGACTACTTCCCATCCTGTAAAGATGAAGACTGGACATTGGCACAAGCAGGCCAGCGCGTACAGATCATCAAAAAAGACGCCGAAGGCAAAGGTAAGCTGGAATTTGGTACTGAGCTGGTTGCTTGTAAAGACGGCTCCATTGCTGCCTTATTAGGTGCATCACCGGGTGCTTCGGTAGCGGCTCAAGCCATGATTGAAGTATTGGAAACCTGCTTTGCGGAAAAAATGGAGCAAGGCTGGGGCGAAGAACTGAAAAAGCTGATTCCGTCTTACGGTCAGTCTCTGGTTGAAAACGGTGAGTTATTGGCGGAAGTTCGTGATAACACGCTAAGTACACTGAAGCTGGGCTGA